Proteins encoded by one window of Primulina huaijiensis isolate GDHJ02 chromosome 1, ASM1229523v2, whole genome shotgun sequence:
- the LOC140971736 gene encoding uncharacterized protein yields the protein MASNAQQFGNRQDNPPRQVNEVSANPIDQKLDSLTILFEKLVVGQVQHAKACGLCAIVGHSTDMCPTLQEDLTQQVNAIDGFPGQPQHRYNPYSNSFNPEWKDRPNFSYRNQGGQQGYPQQIFTNTHHMRKPLTKETRASIQNLSTQIGQLATAIHKLEAQNLINLPSRTVMNPRENVSEIILRNCKEFEVQEIGVQESAKRNEENEIKFEDKIINKDDAPKGKFSPVFKYKPIPAFPLALNRKYESIKELNDTFRRGEVNIPSLDAINPVPRCAEFLKELCTTKKRHKLKGCEKEKVGEHVSAVIQKTIPIKCSDPGTFSIPCTIGDTRLEKAMLYLGASINVMPDYVYNYLELGPLNKTGIVIQLADKSTVYPKGLIEDVLVKVDNFVFPTDFYVLDMENEDFNSKILLGRPFLKTSKSFIDVNSGSLTTEFDGEIAKFNIYDTMKYPLGESTVNTIYVTEHLSQESSKSVDKIDLEEIIERPVENSHTRFSLSDSQTSKIEQKLPLDQPKHVLKKNGRNIQGIWIFKKFKENRHMLKFAMKILKWNKMDKVTIYEPP from the exons ATGGCTTCCAATGCACAACAGTTTGGGAATAGGCAAGATAACCCCCCACGACAAGTTAATGAGGTAAGCGCTAATCCCATCGATCAAAAGTTAGATTCTTTGACAATTCTTTTTGAAAAGTTGGTTGTAGGACAGGTACAACATGCCAAAGCTTGTGGTTTATGTGCTATTGTTGGACATTCAACGGATATGTGCCCTACATTACAAGAAGATCTCACTCAACAAGTTAATGCAATCGACGGATTTCCTGGACAACCTCAGCACCGATACAATCCATATTCTAATAGCTTCAATCCAGAATGGAAAGATCGCCCGAATTTCAGCTATAGGAATCAAGGAGGTCAACAAGGATATCCACAACAAATTTTCACAAACACCCATCACATGCGCAAGCCTCTAACTAAG GAAACGAGGGCTAGCATTCAGAATTTGAGTACTCAAATAGGACAGTTGGCGACCGCAATTCACAAGTTGGAAgcacaaaatttaattaatctaCCTTCTCGTACAGTGATGAATCCAAGGGAGAATGTGAGTGAAattattttgagaaattgtAAAGAATTTGAGGTTCAAGAAATTGGGGTACAAGAATCAGCCAAGAGAAATGAAGAGAATGAGATAAAATTTgaggataaaataatcaataaagaTGATGCTCCGAAAGGTAAGTTTTCTCCTGTATTTAAGTATAAACCTATTCCCGCATTCCCTCTTGCATTGAATAGGAAATATGAAAGTATTAAGGAGTTGAATGACACTTTTCGTAGAGGCGAGGTAAATATTCCTTCATTAGATGCTATTAACCCAGTACCTCGTTGTGctgaatttttaaaagaattgtGTACTACAAAAAAGAGACATAAGTTGAAGGGGTGTGAAAAGGAAAAGGTAGGAGAACATGTTTCTGCTGTTATTCAAAAAACTATACCTATCAAATGCAGTGATCCAGGTACGTTTTCTATCCCTTGTACTATTGGCGATACAAGACTTGAAAAGGCTATGTTGTATTTGGGTGCTTCTATCAATGTCATGCCTGATTAtgtttataattatttggaacttGGACCTCTGAATAAAACCGGCATTGTGATTCAGTTGGCTGATAAGTCCACTGTTTATCCTAAAGGTTTAATTGAAGATGTTCTTGTGAAAGTTGACAATTTTGTTTTTCCGACTGACTTTTATGTGCTTGACATGGAAAATGAAGATTTCAATAGTAAAATTTTGCTAGGAAGACCatttttgaaaacttcaaaATCTTTCATAGATGTTAATAGTGGTTCCCTTACTACGGAATTTGATGGTGAGATTGCTAAGTTTAATATTTATGATACCATGAAATATCCACTTGGTGAAAGTACTGTTAATACTATATATGTCACTGAACACTTGTCACAAGAAAGTTCAAAAAGTGTTGATAAGATTGATTTAGAGGAGATTATTGAAAGACCTGTTGAAAATTCTCATACTAGATTTTCTCTCTCTGATTCGCAGACATCGAAAATTGAGCAAAAACTCCCTCTAGATCAACCCAAGCATGTACTCAAGAAAAATGGAAGAAATATTCAAGGGATATGgattttcaagaaattcaaagaaaacaggCACATGCTGAAATTCGCTATGAAAATACTCAAGTGGAATAAAATGGACAAAGTGACCATCTATGAACCACCATGA